The Fibrobacter sp. UWP2 genome includes a window with the following:
- a CDS encoding DUF3791 domain-containing protein → MDKKQIRYTVACVNEFAANKSLTEKQAFDYLCNHGAMDFLVEFYDVEHTLSFEDAINDLTLVSQQNGGKIQ, encoded by the coding sequence ATGGACAAGAAACAGATCAGATATACCGTTGCATGCGTCAACGAGTTCGCCGCAAACAAGAGCCTCACCGAAAAGCAGGCTTTTGATTATCTATGCAATCACGGAGCGATGGATTTCCTTGTCGAATTCTACGATGTGGAGCATACACTCTCATTTGAAGACGCCATCAACGACCTGACGCTAGTCAGCCAGCAGAACGGAGGGAAGATACAGTGA